The sequence CCAAGTCAAACAGAAGTTAAGACAGCAGAAGGCACTTGGAGCTTCAAGTTCTATGACAAGACTTCTGAAACTATTAATGGAGCAGACGTACACTTCGTAGGCACCTGGGAATTCACCCCAGCGCCAACTTACAAGGCAACACATGAATTTGTCAGCGGAACGCCAGAAAAAGAACTTCCGCAAGAAGTAAAAGCCCTTCTTCCAGCAGACCAAACAAACTTGAAAGATGGCAGCCAAGCAACACCAACACAACCAAGTCAAACAGAGGTTAAGACCGCGGAAGGTACATGGAGCTTCAAGTCCTATGACAAGGCATCAGAAACCATCAATGGAGCGGATGTCCACTTTATCGGTACCTGGGAATTCACTCCAGCGTCAACAGTGACTCATAAGGCAACTCACGAGTTTGTCAGCGGAACTCCAGGCAAAGAACTTCCACAAGAAGTGAAAACCCTGCTTCCAGCAGACCAAACAGACTTGAAAGATGGTAGCCAAGCAACACCAACGCAACCAAGCCAAAAAGAAGTTAGGACAGCAGAAGGTACCTGGAGCTTCAAGTCCTACGATAAGACATCGGAAACAATTAATGGATTAGATGCTAAGTTTGTAGGTACATGGGAGTTTACAGCAAGCCCAGTTCCAACAGTGACTCATAAAGCAGTTCACGAGTTTGTCAGCGGAACTCCGGGTAAAGAGCTTCCACAAGAAGTGAAGGCCCTTCTTCCAGCAGACCAAACAAACTTGAAAGATGGCAGCCAAGCAACACCAACACAACCAAGTCAAACAGAGGTTAAGACAGCAGAAGGAACATGGAGCTTCAAGTCCTACGATAAGACATCGGAAACAATTAATGGATCAGATGTTAAGTTTATAGGTACATGGGAATTTACAGCAACTCCAGTTCCAACAGTGACTCATAAAGTGGTTCACGAGTTTGTCAGCGGAACTCCAGGTAAAGAACTTCCACAAGAAGTTAAAGTTTTGCTTCCAGCAGACCAAACAAACTTGAAAGATGGCAGCCAAGCAACGCCAACGCAACCAAGTCAAACAGAGGTTAAGACATCAGAAGGCACATGGAGCTTCAAGTCCTACGATAAGACATCGGAAACAATTAATGGATCAGATGTTAAGTTTATAGGTACATGGGAATTTACAGCAACTCCAGTTCCAACAGTGACTCATAAAGTGGTTCATGAGTTTGTCAGCGGAACCCCAGGTAAAGAACTTCCGCAAGAAGTGAAAGTCTTGCTTCCAGCAGACCAAACAGGCTTGAAAGATGGTAGCCAAGCAACACCAACGCAACCAAGCCAAACAGAAGTTAGGACAGCAGAAGGTACCTGGAGCTTCAAGTCCTACGATAAGACATCGGAAACAATTAATGGATCAGATGTTAAGTTTATAGGTACATGGGAATTTACAGCAACTCCAGTTCCAACAGTGACTCATAAAGCGGTTCACGAGTTTGTCAGTGGAACTCCAGGTAAAGAACTTCCACAAGAAGTAAAAGCCTTGCTTCCAGCAGACCAAACAGACTTGAAAGATGGTAGCCAAGCGATTCCGACGCAACCAAGTCAAACTGAAGTGAAGACAGCAGAAGGCACATGGAGCTTCAAGTCTTATGACAAGACATCTGAAACCATCAATGGAGCAGACGCACACTTCGTAGGCACCTGGGAATTCACTCCGGCCCCAATTAAAGATTCTGGAAATAATAGTCAACCAGAAGAAGGAAGTAGTCAAAATCAGAACTTGTTACCAAACACGGGTTCAGCAGTATCTGGTCTTCTTTCAATCATCGGTCTTGCCTTTGCAAGCCTAGCAGCTTTTATCCTTCGCAAGAAAGATTAAGCCACTCTTAGGAAATAACAAAATGACTTCTTAATTCCTGAGCCTAAGAAGAGAGAACGAGAAATCGTTCTCTCTTTTTCTTGCATTTTATATCGAGCTGTGATATAGTTTATATAACGAGATGCGATATATCGAACTGAATAGGAGGTGTGAATAAATGGAATTAACAGATAAAATCAGGCGTGTTTACCTTCCCATGACTGAAACAGGTTTTTATATCTTGTTTTGTTTACAGAAGGAGAACCATGGATATGGTATCACACAAAAGGTCAAGGAGATGACAGATTCGCAAGTTTCGATTAGTCCTGGAACTATGTATGGGACCTTGTCAAAGATGGAAAAGGATGGCTTGATTTCCTTTATCCGGGAAGAGGAAAAACGTAAAATCTATCAGATCACAGACTTGGGACGAAAAGTCTTAGATATTGAATTGAAACGTATTGAACGGCTCTATAGAAATAGTCGGGAGGAAGTATGATGGAAAAGAAGGTTGTATATCGGATATCTACAATTGCAGATTATGATAAAGAGGCTTTATACCTTGGAGAAATGCATGCTAAGGGCTGGAAACTTAAGGAAGTAAGCTACTCTAACTTAGTAGTTGCGGTTAAGTATACTTTTGAAAAGTGCCAACCGGAGCAGGTGTCTTATCAGTTGGACTTTTATCCCATGAAAAAATCAGAGAGAGCCTCCTATTTACAACTATTTAAAGACTATGGCTGGGAGCATATTACAGACTTTAATGGTTTTTCCTACTTTAGAAAAGTACATTTTGAAATTGAATCGGATGCCGAGTTTGAAATTTATAATGACGCGGCCGGGAAGTTAGCTGTGGTCAAACGGATTTTAATAATGCGTATGCTTCCTATTTTGCTTCTGTTTTTAGCTCTACTACCGGTTTTCTCAAAGTTTGTCAGTGGAGCTAGTTCTTTCAGTTGGGAATTGTTTTTGATTTTCATAATAGATTGTGTTTTATTGATTATTTTTGCGATTCAGATTTCTTATATTTTTGGGAGATTGTTTCAAAAGTGGAAAGAATTATCTGATAAATGAAACAATGCCTGTTTTCTAATTTGGAGGTAAGACAATGAATAGCAAAGTACAATTTAGGATTTTCACCATTGTTGATTTGGACAAGGAAGAAGAATATTTACATGAGATGCACTTGAAAGGTCGGAGATATAGAACTAACCGTTTTGGTTTTTTCTATTTTGAACAATGCCAACCAGATGATGTCATCTATCATATCTATGATTCTAGATTTCTTAAAAAGTATAAGCATGAACTGCAAGATTTTAGAAATAGCGGTTGGGAATTGATAGAAACAGGTTTTTATTCAATTCTTCGTAAACCAACTTCTGATATACTTTCAGAGGAGAAAGTCTATATGCGTAATGCTCTTAGATGGGAAGCTATGCGGTCTAGACTTCGTTCCTGTATAGCCGCTTTCTCAGGTGGTCTTGTTGTTTGCATGAGTTTGTATCGAGAGAACTTGTCTCAGTCTTTCTTTATTATTTTCGTTTTATACACTTGCTTAATTTCTTATCTAATCTATGGTTTTTTCAGACTTAAAAGGAAATACCAGGTAGATGAGTAGCAAGGTTCTAGGTCTTCAGACTGATTTTTAGCACTCTTGGTAAAAGAGTGCTAATTTTTGAGTTTTTATCTTGACATTCTCTTCTAAGGGTGTATAATAGAATCATGAGTTAGCACTTGGGTACATAGAGTGCTAATCAATCGGACAGAGAGGAGTGATGAGATGGTTACAGAGCGTCAGCAGGATATTTTAAATCTGATTATTGACATCTTTACCAAAACGCACGAACCTGTCGGATCCAAGGCGCTACAAGAGTCTATCAATTCTAGTAGTGCTACCATTCGTAATGACATGGCAGCTCTAGAGAAGCAGGGTTTGCTTGAGAAGGCTCATACCTCAAGCGGTCGGATGCCAAGTGTCGCGGGATTTCAGTACTATGTGAAACACTCGCTTGCTTTTGACAGACTGGCTGAAAATGAGGTATACGAGATTGTCAAAGCCTTTGATCAGGAGTTCTTCAAACTGGAGGATATTCTGCAAGAGGCTGCTAATCTATTGACAGACCTGAGCGGCTGTACGGTAGTAGCACTGGATGTTGAGCCGAGCAGACAGCGGTTGACAGCCTTTGATATCGTTGTTTTGGGACAACATACAGCCTTGGCAGTATTTACCTTAGACGAGTCTCGAACGGTTACCAGTCAGTTTTTGATTCCAAGGAACTTCTTGCAGGAAGATTTGCTGAAACTGAAGAGCATCATTCAGGAACGTTTCCTTGGTCACACTGTTCTGGACATTCATTATAAGATTCGGACGGAGATTCCACAGATTATCCAACGTTACTTTACAACAACGGACAATGTCATGGATCTCTTTGAACACATCTTTAAAGAAATGTTCAACGAAAATATTGTGGTGTCGGGAAAAGTCAATCTCTTGAATTTTGCTAATCTAGCAGCCTATCAGTTCTTTGATCATCCACAAAAGGTGGCTCTGGAGATTCGTGAGGGTCTGCATGAAGATCAGATGCAAAATGTTCGTGTTGCGGACAGTCAGGAATCCTGTCTAGCTAACCTAGCAGTGATTAGCAGTAAATTCCTAATTCCTTATCGAGGTTTTGGAATTCTAGCGATTATCGGTCCGGTCAATCTGGACTACCAGCAATTGGTCAATCAAGTCAATGTTGTCAATCGTGTTTTGACCATGAAGTTGACAGATTTTTACCGCTACCTCAGCAGTAATCATTACGAAGTACATTAAGATTGAAATCATTAAAGGAGGCGAAAATGGCCCAAGATATAAAAAATGAAGAAATGAAAGAAGAGGAAGTTGTGGAAACAACTGAAGAAACAACTCCTGAAAAGTCAGAGTTGGACTTGGCAAATGAACGTGCAGATGAGTTTGAAAATAAATACCTTCGCGCTCATGCAGAAATGCAAAATATTCAACGCCGTGCCAATGAAGAACGTCAAAACTTGCAACGTTATCGTAGCCAAGACCTGGCAAAAGCAATCTTACCATCGCTCGACAACTTAGAACGTGCACTAGCCGTTGAAGGTTTGACAGACGATGTTAAAAAAGGATTGGAGATGGTGCAAGAAAGCTTGGTTTACGCTTTGAAAGAAGAAGGAATCGAAGAAATCGCAGCTGACGGCGAATTTGACCATAACTATCATATGGCCATCCAAACTCTCCCAGCAGATGATGAACATCCAGCAGATACCATCGCCCAAGTCTTTCAAAAAGGCTACAAACTCCATGACCGCATCCTACGCCCAGCCATGGTAGTAGTATATAACTAGGCAATTCTGATGGTTGCTGAAGCAACTCGTCAGAAAACGGCAATCGCTATGGCGTTTGCCTAGCCTCCTTACTAACTCGTCGTCGAAATAATATCGATTTCGACTCCTCGTGTCGTAACATATATACATTGAAAACTTGTCCGAAACGACAATAAACTATGAAAGAAAGATAAAAAGCAAGCCGGAGGCTTGCAAGGAAGATATTGCCCGCCGTGGTGAAAGTTTCAGTAGCTTTTGCTACTGAAACAGGGGATTTTTGAGACAATAGGCTCAAAAATAAGTGATGAAATCCCGAAGGGAGTTGCTCACGTCCCCACCACTTAAGGGAAATATCAAAAAATCAAAATTCGAATTAAAATTTAAGGAGAAAAACACATGTCTAAAATTATCGGTATTGACTTAGGTACAACAAACTCAGCAGTTGCAGTTCTTGAAGGAACTGAAA comes from Streptococcus oralis and encodes:
- a CDS encoding PadR family transcriptional regulator; this encodes MELTDKIRRVYLPMTETGFYILFCLQKENHGYGITQKVKEMTDSQVSISPGTMYGTLSKMEKDGLISFIREEEKRKIYQITDLGRKVLDIELKRIERLYRNSREEV
- a CDS encoding DUF2812 domain-containing protein gives rise to the protein MEKKVVYRISTIADYDKEALYLGEMHAKGWKLKEVSYSNLVVAVKYTFEKCQPEQVSYQLDFYPMKKSERASYLQLFKDYGWEHITDFNGFSYFRKVHFEIESDAEFEIYNDAAGKLAVVKRILIMRMLPILLLFLALLPVFSKFVSGASSFSWELFLIFIIDCVLLIIFAIQISYIFGRLFQKWKELSDK
- a CDS encoding DUF2812 domain-containing protein, translated to MNSKVQFRIFTIVDLDKEEEYLHEMHLKGRRYRTNRFGFFYFEQCQPDDVIYHIYDSRFLKKYKHELQDFRNSGWELIETGFYSILRKPTSDILSEEKVYMRNALRWEAMRSRLRSCIAAFSGGLVVCMSLYRENLSQSFFIIFVLYTCLISYLIYGFFRLKRKYQVDE
- the hrcA gene encoding heat-inducible transcriptional repressor HrcA; the encoded protein is MVTERQQDILNLIIDIFTKTHEPVGSKALQESINSSSATIRNDMAALEKQGLLEKAHTSSGRMPSVAGFQYYVKHSLAFDRLAENEVYEIVKAFDQEFFKLEDILQEAANLLTDLSGCTVVALDVEPSRQRLTAFDIVVLGQHTALAVFTLDESRTVTSQFLIPRNFLQEDLLKLKSIIQERFLGHTVLDIHYKIRTEIPQIIQRYFTTTDNVMDLFEHIFKEMFNENIVVSGKVNLLNFANLAAYQFFDHPQKVALEIREGLHEDQMQNVRVADSQESCLANLAVISSKFLIPYRGFGILAIIGPVNLDYQQLVNQVNVVNRVLTMKLTDFYRYLSSNHYEVH
- the grpE gene encoding nucleotide exchange factor GrpE — translated: MAQDIKNEEMKEEEVVETTEETTPEKSELDLANERADEFENKYLRAHAEMQNIQRRANEERQNLQRYRSQDLAKAILPSLDNLERALAVEGLTDDVKKGLEMVQESLVYALKEEGIEEIAADGEFDHNYHMAIQTLPADDEHPADTIAQVFQKGYKLHDRILRPAMVVVYN